The genomic stretch AAGGAACGGTTGTTGGCGTGAAGATTTTCACTAAAAAAGGCTATGAAAAAGATTCTAGGGCTATCAGTGCTTATGAAGAAGAAAAGTCTATTTTGGACATTGAACACCACGATCGATTGACAATGCTTAATAAAGAAGAAATGTTGCGAATTGGTCTGATGCTTTCAAAGGAAAAGCTCAATGCAGATGCTGTAATTAGTGACAAGAAGTATAAAAAAGGTGAAATGATTCCAAAAGATGAGATTGCCAATATCAATCGTTTTGCCTTAAATACACTCATAAAAAGTTATTCAAAAGCCGTTCAAGGTAAATATGAACAGATCAAGACAAATTTTTTAGAGCAAAAAAAGACTCTTGGAGAAGAACACGAAGAAAAGCTTTCGATTTTGGAAAAAGATGATATTTTGCCCAGCGGGGTTGTTAAACAGGTTAAAATTTATATCGCTACAAAAAGGAAGCTCAAAGTCGGTGACAAAATGGCAGGAAGACACGGGAATAAGGGTATCGTATCCAATATAGTCCCAGATGTGGATATGCCTTATACTGCTGATGGAGAACCTGTTGATATTGTTTTAAATCCTTTGGGTGTTCCAAGTCGTATGAATATCGGACAAATCTTAGAAGTGCATTTAGGTCTTGTGGGCAAAGAATTTGGTAGGCAAATTTCTGAATTACTTGAGAAACAAACCGGATCTTTTCTTAAGAGCCTAAGGGCAAAAATGCTTGAAATTGCCGAAGCAGTCAATCAAAATGAACCCGAAATCATTGAAGTTCTCAAGCAATGCAGTGATGATGAATTGTTGGGTTATGCTAGAGATTGGAGCAATGGCGTTAAATTTGCTATTCCTGTATTTGAAGGCATTTCTCAAGACAAATTCAATAAGCTTTTTGAAATGGCAAAAATCTCTATGGATGGCAAAACCGATCTTTATGATGGCAAAACTGGCGAAAAAATGAGAGAAAGAGTGAATGTAGGCTATATGTATATGCTTAAACTTCACCATCTTGTCGATGAAAAAGTCCATGCTAGAAGTACCGGACCTTATTCTCTTGTTACCCAACAGCCTGTTGGTGGTAAGGCACTTTTTGGAGGACAGAGATTTGGGGAAATGGAAGTTTGGGCGCTTGAAGCTTATGGGGCAGCCCATACTCTTAAAGAAATGCTTACGGTTAAATCTGATGATATTAAAGGTAGGGAAAATGCCTATCGTGCAATCACAAGAGGTGAGCACGTCGGAGAATCAGAAATCCCTGAAACTTTTTATGTTTTAACAAAAGAATTACAATCTTTGGCTTTAGATGTCAATATTTTTGGCGATGAAACTGATGAAGAAGGGAATCCTAAGCCAATCGTAATCAAAGAAGAGGATCGCCCAAAAGATTTTAATTCTTTTCAATTAGTTTTGGCAAGTCCTGAAAAAATTCACTCTTGGAGTTATGGAGAGGTTAAAAAACCTGAAACAATCAACTATAGAACACTTAAGCCCGAAAGAGATGGCTTATTTTGTACTAAGATTTTTGGTCCTGTGAGAGATTATGAATGTTTATGTGGAAAATATAAAAAACCGCGTTATAAAGGCATTATTTGCGAAAAATGCGGAGTTGAAGTCACAAGCTCAAAAGTTAGACGCTCTAGAATGGGGCATATTGAGCTTGTAACACCAGTTGCACATATTTGGTATGTTAGCTCTTTGCCAAGCCGAATCGGTACGCTTCTTGGTGTAAAAATGAAAGATTTGGAACGCGTGCTTTATTATGAAGCCTATATTGTCAAAGAACCCGGAGAGGCTTTTTATGATAATGAATCCACAAAACCCGTAATGAAATACGATGTTTTAAATGAAGAGCAGTATCAAAATATCCATCAAAGGTTTGAAGATAAAGGCTTTGTTGCTCAAATGGGTGGAGAAGCTGTAAAAGAACTTTTAGAACAACTTGATTTGACCATTTTACTCCAAAATCTCAGAGAGGAAGTCAAAAGCACTAATTCTGAAGCGAAGAAAAAAACAATCATCAAACGCTTGAAGGTCGTAGAGAGCTTTTTAAATTCTGGGAATCGCCCTGAATGGATGATGCTCACCGTATTGCCTGTATTGCCCCCTGATTTAAGACCTTTGGTTGCTCTTGATGGTGGAAAGTTTGCTGTAAGCGATGTGAATGATTTGTATCGTAGGGTTATCAATAGGAACCAACGCTTAAAAAGGCTAATGGAGCTTGACGCCCCTGAAATTATTGTCAGAAATGAAAAAAGAATGTTGCAAGAGGCAGTAGATGCACTCTTTGATAACGGCAGGAATGCAAATGCGGTAAAAGGAGCAAACAAACGTCCTTTAAAATCCCTTTCAGAGATTATCAAAGGAAAACAAGGCAGATTCAGACAAAATCTACTTGGCAAACGTGTGGATTTCTCCGGAAGAAGTGTTATTGTCGTGGGACCAAATTTGCGAATGGATGAATGCGGGTTGCCTAAAAATATGGCTTTAGAGCTTTTCAAACCGCATTTATTGGCAAAACTTGAAGAAAAAGGGTATGCAACGACACTCAAGCAGGCTAAAAAAATGATTGAGCAAAAAACAAATGAAGTTTGGGAATGTTTGCAAGCAATTGTAGCAGGCTATCCTGTATTGCTCAATCGTGCGCCGACTCTCCATAAGCAATCTATACAGGCATTCCACCCAAAACTGATTGATGGTAAGGCAATCCAACTCCATCCGCTTGTTTGTTCAGCGTTTAATGCTGACTTTGATGGCGATCAGATGGCTGTTCACGTTCCTTTGTCCCAAGAAGCGATCACAGAGTGCAAGGTGTTGATGCTTAGCTCAATGAATATATTGCTCCCTGCAAGCGGCAAAGCAGTTGCGGTTCCAAGTCAGGATATGGTTTTGGGCTTGTACTACTTATCTTTGGAAAAATCAGGTGTCAGGGGTGAGCATAAATTATTTGGAAATATCGATGAAATTATGATTGCTATTGATGCACAAGAATTAGATATCAATGCAAAAATTCGAACTGTTATTGGACGTAGGGTGCTTCATACTACAGCAGGTAGATTGATTTTGAAGTCTATTTTGCCCGATTTTGTTCCCATCAATTTATGGAACAAAGTGATGAAGAAAAAAGATATTGGCGCACTGATTGATTATGTCTATAAAGAAGGAGGCATTGGAATTACGGCTGCTTTCTTGGATAATCTTAAGGGATTGGGCTTTAAATACGCCACAAAAGCGGGTATTTCAATTTCAGCTGCAGATATCATTGTCCCTAATGATAAGCCAAAGGTGGTCAATGCTGCTAAAAATGAAGTGAAGAAAATCCAAGCACAATACGATCAGGGATTATTGACAGAGCAAGAAAGATATAACAAGATCATTGACATTTGGACAGATACCAATAATAAAATGGGCAAAGAAATGATGGCGTTGGTAGAGGCAGATAAGGGAGGTTTTAACTCAATTTATATGATGGCAGATTCGGGCGCAAGAGGTTCGGCTGCACAAATCAGACAGCTATCTGCAATGAGAGGTTTGATGGCAAAGCCTGATGGTACAATCATTGAAACCCCGATTATTTCAAACTTCAAAGAAGGTCTGAATGTATTGGAGTATTTTAACTCCACGCACGGAGCAAGAAAAGGGTTGGCTGATACTGCGCTTAAAACGGCAAATGCTGGTTATTTGACAAGAAAGCTCATTGATGTGTCCCAAAATGTCAAGGTTGTGATGGAGGATTGTGGAACGCACGAAGGTATTGAAATTACAGATATCACTGTTGGTAGCGAATTGATTGAACCTTTAGAAGAAAGAATTTTTGGGCGAGTGTTGGCTGAAGATATTATTGATCCAATTACTAATGAGATTCTTTTGAGTGCAGGTACTTTAATCAGTGAAGAAAAAGCCAAAAAAATCACAGAAGCTGGAGTAAAATCTGTAATCATCAGAACTCCAGTTACTTGTAAGGCACAAAAGGGTGTTTGTGCCAAATGCTATGGATTGAATTTGGGTGAGGGCAAAATGTCTAAACCTGGAGAAGCAGTGGGAGTTGTTGCCGCTCAATCCATTGGCGAGCCTGGAACCCAGCTTACATTGAGAACTTTTCACGTCGGGGGTACGGCTTCTAGAAGCCAAGAGGAACGCGAGATTTTGGCGGAAAAAGAAGGGTTTATCAGATATTATAATCTAAAGACTTACAAAAACAAAGAAGGAAAAAATATTGTTGCAAACAGAAGAAATGCAGCAGTATTGGTTGTAGAGCCTAAAATAAAAGCGCCGTTTGATGGTGTGCTTAAAATTGATAGCGCACACGATGAGACGATTGTAAGCGTCAGCAATGCTAAGCAGGAAGCTAAATTTGTGCTTAGAAAAGGCGATGTGGCAAAACCTAACGAATTGGCAGGAGTTAGCGGTAAAATCGAGGGTAAAATCTACTTGCCTTATGGCACGGGTCATCGTGTAAAAGCAGGCGGAAGTATTGTTGATATCATCAAAGATGGCTGGAATATTCCCAATCGTATCCCTTATGCGAGTGAAATAATCGTTGATGATAATGCCCCGATTGCCCAAAAAATCTATGCCAAAGAAAAAGGCGTGGTTAAATATTATGTTTTGGAAGCTGACCATTTACAAAGATCTAAGAATGTCAAGGCCGGAGATATTATCAAAGAAAAAGGAATTTTTGCTGTGGTAGCCGATGAAAATGACAGAGAGGCGATTAGGCATTATTTGGCGAGAAATTCAAAGATTTTGATTAGCGATGATAGTAAGGTTGATGCTGATACAATGCTTGCTGAACCTGATTCTGATATTAAAAATGTGATTGCAATTTGGGATCCTTATAACAATCCAATCATTTCAGATAAGGCAGGTATTGTGAAGTTTGAAGATGTGATTCCTGGCGTGACGGTAGCGGAGAAAGAAGATGAAAATACAGGCATTACCAATCTAGTTGTGAATGAATATATTCCTGCGGGTTATAAGCCAAGTATCCTGATTGATACAGGAGCGGGAGAAACCTTGCGTTACACTCTTGAGCCTAAGACTTCTATTTCCGTGCTTGAGGGCTCTAAAGTGGAAGTTGCCGACATTTTGGCAAAAACCCCTAAAGCAACTGTTAAATCAAGAGATATTACAGGAGGTCTTCCAAGGGTTTCTGAGCTTTTTGAAGCCAGAAAACCAAAAGATGTTGCTATACTCTCTGAAATTGATGGAATTGTAAGCTTTGGCAAACCTGTCAGGAATAAAGAGAGAATTATTGTTACTTCTGATGACGGCAGGAGTGCAGAATATCTTGTCGATAAAAACAAGCAGATTTTGGTTCATACCGATGAATTTGTCCACGCTGGAGAAGCGATGACAGAAGGGGTGACTTCAAGCCACGATATTTTAAGAATCAGTGGTGAAAAAGAATTGCACAAATATATCGTGAGTGAAGTCCAGCAGGTTTATCGAAGACAAGGTGTAAGCATTGCTGATAAACACATAGAAATTATCGTTTCTCAAATGTTGCGTCAGGTAAAAATCGTTGATAGTGGAAATACCAAGTTCATTGAAGGCGATCTTGTGAGCAAAAGGCATTTCAAAGAAGAAAATGAAAAAATCATTCGATTGGGTGGTGAGCCTGCTATTGCCGAGCCTATTTTATTGGGAATCACAAGGGCGGCCATCGGTAGCGATAGTATCATTTCTGCAGCCTCTTTCCAAGAAACCACAAAAGTCTTGACAGAAGCAAGCATTGCTGCGAAAAAAGACTTTTTGGAGGATTTGAAAGAAAATGTCGTATTAGGAAGAATGATTCCTGTTGGAACAGGGCTTTATAAAAATAAAAGATTTATCGTTAAAACAGATGCGCAGGATTAATTCTTGCTCATCTCTAAGATAAATAAAAGATTTTTTGGTGTAAAATTAGAATATTTTAATTTTAAATTTTAGAAAAAAGGAATTAAGTAGTGCCAACCATCAATCAATTAGTTAGAAAAGAGAGAAAGAAGGTTATCAGAAAAACAAAGTCTCCTGCTTTGTTGGAATGTCCCCAAAGAAGAGGCGTATGTACGCGTGTATATACGACAACTCCAAAGAAACCTAACTCCGCTTTAAGAAAAGTCGCAAAAGTGCGTCTTACAAGCAAAGTAGAAGTTATCAGCTATATTCCAGGTGAAGGTCACAATCTTCAAGAACACTCTATCGTGTTGGTCAGAGGCGGAAGAGTAAAAGACTTACCTGGTGTGAAGTATCATATTGTCAGAGGTGCTTTAGATACTGCAGGCGTTGCAAAAAGAACGGTTTCCAGAAGTAAATATGGAGCCAAAAAAGCCAAAGCCGGCTCCGATAAAAAATAAGGAAGGATATCAATGAGAAGAAGAAAGGCTCCCGCAAGAGAAATTTTAGGCGATCCTATTTATAACAATAAAGTCGTGACCAAATTTATCAATAAAATGATGTATGATGGCAAAAAAAGCATTGCTGAAAAAATCATTTATGCCGCCTTTGGCAAGATAGAGGAAAAAAGCGGTGAAAAAGGGATAGAAATCTTTGAAAAAGCACTTGATAAGGTTAGACCTTTAGTAGAAGTCAGAAGTAGAAGAGTAGGTGGGGCGACTTATCAGGTTCCTGTAGAAGTCAGACCTGTAAGACAGCAATCTCTTTCAATTCGTTGGATACTTGAAGCGACAAGAAAAAGAAATGAAAGAACAATGATTGATCGCTTGGCAAATGAATTGATGGATGCAGCAAGCGATAAGGGAAGCGCATTTAAGAAAAAGGAAGATGTGCATAAGATGGCTGAAGCGAATAAAGCTTTTGCTCATTATCGATGGTAATTTGAGCGAGGCTTCCGCTCTCTTCTTTATATCTCTCAACAAAACTGATAAAATAAAACTTTTGACATAAGGAAACAAATGGCACGAAAAACACCATTAGACAGAATTAGAAATATTGGAATCGCCGCTCATATTGATGCTGGAAAAACAACGACTTCAGAAAGAATCCTTTTTTATACCGGCGTGAGCCATAAAATAGGCGAGGTTCACGATGGCGCTGCGACGATGGACTGGATGGAACAAGAAAAAGAAAGAGGGATTACAATCACTTCTGCGGCAACCACTTGTTTTTGGAAAGATCATCAAATCAATCTTATCGACACTCCTGGACACGTGGATTTTACCATTGAAGTGGAAAGATCAATGCGGGTTTTGGATGGGGCAGTCGCTGTATTTTGTTCCGTTGGAGGCGTGCAACCTCAAAGCGAAACAGTTTGGAGACAGGCAAATAAGTATGGCGTTCCAAGAATGGTGTTTGTCAATAAAATGGACAGAATCGGAGCAAATTTTTATAATGTCGAATCTCAAATCAACCAAAGACTTAAGGCTAATCCAATCCCTATCAATATACCCATAGGTGCAGAAGATACCTTTAAAGGCGTGATTGATTTGATCGAAATGAAAGCGATTGTTTGGAATAATGAGGCTATGGGTGCGCAATATGATGTTGAGGAAATCCCTGCAGATTTGGCAGATAAAGCTAAAGAATACAGAGAAAAGCTCATTGAAGCTGCTGCTGAACAAGATGAAACCTTGATGGAAAAATATTTGAGCGGGGAAGAGTTGAGTGTTGAAGAAATCAAAAAAGGCATTAAAATCGGTTGCCATAATATGAGTTTAATCCCAATGCTTTGCGGGTCATCTTTCAAAAACAAAGGAGTTCAGACTTTATTGGATGCCGTTGTAGATTTTTTACCAGCACCGACTGAAGTTGTAGATATTAAAGGGATTGATTCTAAAACTGAAGAAGAAGTTCATATTCAATCGACTGATAACGGGGAATTCGCAGGGCTTGCCTTTAAAATTATGACCGATCCATTTGTTGGCCAGCTTACATTTGTGCGGGTTTATCGGGGTATGCTTGAATCAGGTAGCTATGTGTTGAATTCTACAAAAGGAAAAAAAGAGCGAGTAGGGCGCTTGTTAAAAATGCACTCTAATAAGCGTGAAGACATTAAAGAAGTCTATGCCGGTGAGATTTGTGCTTTTGTTGGTTTGAAAGATACGCTTACAGGCGATACGCTTTGTGATGAAAAAAACCCTGTTATTCTTGAAAGAATGGAATTCCCAGAGCCTGTTATCCATATTGCTGTAGAGCCAAAAACAAAAGCAGATCAAGAAAAAATGGGTGTTGCTTTAGGTAAGCTAGCCGAAGAAGATCCTAGCTTTAGAGTAAGCACTCAAGAAGAAACTGGGCAAACACTTATTGGAGGTATGGGCGAGTTACATTTGGAGATTATTGTAGATCGTTTGAAGCGAGAGTTCAAGGTTGAAGCTGAAATTGGACAACCTCAAGTTGCTTTCAGAGAGACCATTAAAAGTTCTGTCAATAAGGAATGTAAGTATGCCAAGCAGTCTGGTGGTAGGGGTCAATATGGACACGTATTTATCAAATTAGAACCTAAGGAACCTGGTAGCGGCTATGAATTTGTGAATCAAATTTCAGGCGGAGTTATCCCTAAAGAATATATCCCTGCGGTGGATAAAGGTATTCGTGAAGCAATGCAAAGCGGTGTTTTAGCAGGCTATCCCGTTGTGGATTTTCAAGTGACACTTTATGATGGAAGTTATCACGATGTGGATTCTTCAGAGATGGCTTTTAAAATTGCAGGTTCAATGGCATTTAAAGATGCCTGTCGAGCCGCTAATCCTGTTTTGCTTGAACCATTGATGAAAGTTGAAGTTGAAGTGCCTGAAGAATATATGGGTGATGTCATCGGGGATTTGAATCGTAGGAGAGGGCAAATCAATTCAATGGATGATCGAATGGGGCTTAAGATTGTGAATGCATTCGTTCCTCTTGCAGAAATGTTTGGCTATTCGACTGATTTGCGTTCTGCCACACAAGGAAGAGGAACTTATTCGATGGAGTTTGACCATTATGGCGAAGTCCCTGCCAATATTGCCAAAGAAATTGTTGAGAAGCGAAAAGGCTAATCAGATTTCTTATCGGGAAATTTTCCCGAATTTTGGATTTGATTTTTGAGTCGTTTATTTTGTCTTAAAATTTGATTGGCTACCCCTCCCCCTTTTTTTATTTTTTCTTTTTCTCTCATTTTTTTCTTCTATCTCTTAAGGGATAAATTTTAAAATATATGATATTTGCTAGTGTTGTTGATTGCCTTATCCAAATCTAAAAAAATGCAATGCCTTGCATCATCCCTATTATTTTATTTTGAAAATATTTTAAATTTTATATCACCTTGAAAAAACAAAATTAACCCCACACATCACAATCGATTTTTTACTAAAAAATCAAAATATTTGAACAATATAAATAAATCTCAATAAACCATCACATAAGAATCATTTTAATCAATTTTTAAGATGATTTTGAAACCATAGAAAGCTTATCCGTACGGATAAGTAGATATAATTTATTTATAAAAAAATAAATTATCTAATAAAATTATTTCAGATAAATTAATCCAAAAAATAGCCAATACTATCAATCTGATTTTATATTTACTCATATTGCTTCAAAATATTTAATTGAAATTTAAATTATTTTATGATTTAATGGCAGGGTTCTCAATAATAATTGATAGTTTAATGATTATCAGTTCTTCTTGATAAAATTTAAAAAAGGATTG from Helicobacter sp. 12S02232-10 encodes the following:
- a CDS encoding DNA-directed RNA polymerase subunit beta/beta', whose translation is MPTKIKTKNRLRIDFTKLPQSLEVPNLLLLQRDSYDSFLSPRGDKESGIEKVFKSIFPIQDAQNRITLEYAGCEFGKPKYTIREAMERGITYAIPLKIKIRLVLWDKDEKGEKVGIKDIKEQSIFIREIPLMTDRTSFIINGVERVVVNQLHRSPGVIFKEEESITSFNKLIYTGQIIPDRGSWLYFEYDAKDTLFVRINKRRKVPVTILFRAMGYSKQDIVKMFYPLLRIRFEKGKYLIPFNPSDFDGRIEFDLKNSDGEVVVPAGKRLSAKKAKELQEKGLKWVEYPTDVLLNRHLAEPIVDAKTGEIIFDTLTQIDESKLKKLLEIKVKDFVIANDLALGYDASIIHSFIADAESLRLLKQTEKIDDENDLAAIRIYKVMRPGEPVTKEVAKQFVKQLFFEPERYDLTRVGRMKMNHKLGLNVPDYVTVLTHEDVIETVKYLVKVKNGQGRIDDRDHLGNRRIRAIGELLANELHTGLVKMQKAIRDKLTTMSSSFDTIMPHDLINSKMITSTIMEFFTGGQLSQFMDQTNPLSEVTHKRRLSALGEGGLVKERVGFEARDVHPTHYGRICPIETPEGQNIGLINTLSTFTRVNDLGFIEAPYKKVINGKVTDEIVYLTATQEDGHIIAPASTKLNDKGAIVEDLIETRVGGEIMLSEKNKVTLIDLSPRMLVGVAASLIPFLEHDDANRALMGSNMQRQAVPLLRPDAPIVGTGIEKIIARDSWEAIKALRPGIVEKVDAKNVYILGEDENGAYIDTYSLQKNLRTNQNTSFTQKPIIKVGDTIQKDQIIADGPSMDNGELALGKNIRVAFMPWNGYNFEDAIVVSEKVIREDAFTSIHIYEKEIEARELKHGVEEITSDIPNVREEEIAHLDDSGIVKIGTYVSGGMILVGKVSPKGEVKPTPEERLLRAIFGEKAGHVVNKSLYCPPSLEGTVVGVKIFTKKGYEKDSRAISAYEEEKSILDIEHHDRLTMLNKEEMLRIGLMLSKEKLNADAVISDKKYKKGEMIPKDEIANINRFALNTLIKSYSKAVQGKYEQIKTNFLEQKKTLGEEHEEKLSILEKDDILPSGVVKQVKIYIATKRKLKVGDKMAGRHGNKGIVSNIVPDVDMPYTADGEPVDIVLNPLGVPSRMNIGQILEVHLGLVGKEFGRQISELLEKQTGSFLKSLRAKMLEIAEAVNQNEPEIIEVLKQCSDDELLGYARDWSNGVKFAIPVFEGISQDKFNKLFEMAKISMDGKTDLYDGKTGEKMRERVNVGYMYMLKLHHLVDEKVHARSTGPYSLVTQQPVGGKALFGGQRFGEMEVWALEAYGAAHTLKEMLTVKSDDIKGRENAYRAITRGEHVGESEIPETFYVLTKELQSLALDVNIFGDETDEEGNPKPIVIKEEDRPKDFNSFQLVLASPEKIHSWSYGEVKKPETINYRTLKPERDGLFCTKIFGPVRDYECLCGKYKKPRYKGIICEKCGVEVTSSKVRRSRMGHIELVTPVAHIWYVSSLPSRIGTLLGVKMKDLERVLYYEAYIVKEPGEAFYDNESTKPVMKYDVLNEEQYQNIHQRFEDKGFVAQMGGEAVKELLEQLDLTILLQNLREEVKSTNSEAKKKTIIKRLKVVESFLNSGNRPEWMMLTVLPVLPPDLRPLVALDGGKFAVSDVNDLYRRVINRNQRLKRLMELDAPEIIVRNEKRMLQEAVDALFDNGRNANAVKGANKRPLKSLSEIIKGKQGRFRQNLLGKRVDFSGRSVIVVGPNLRMDECGLPKNMALELFKPHLLAKLEEKGYATTLKQAKKMIEQKTNEVWECLQAIVAGYPVLLNRAPTLHKQSIQAFHPKLIDGKAIQLHPLVCSAFNADFDGDQMAVHVPLSQEAITECKVLMLSSMNILLPASGKAVAVPSQDMVLGLYYLSLEKSGVRGEHKLFGNIDEIMIAIDAQELDINAKIRTVIGRRVLHTTAGRLILKSILPDFVPINLWNKVMKKKDIGALIDYVYKEGGIGITAAFLDNLKGLGFKYATKAGISISAADIIVPNDKPKVVNAAKNEVKKIQAQYDQGLLTEQERYNKIIDIWTDTNNKMGKEMMALVEADKGGFNSIYMMADSGARGSAAQIRQLSAMRGLMAKPDGTIIETPIISNFKEGLNVLEYFNSTHGARKGLADTALKTANAGYLTRKLIDVSQNVKVVMEDCGTHEGIEITDITVGSELIEPLEERIFGRVLAEDIIDPITNEILLSAGTLISEEKAKKITEAGVKSVIIRTPVTCKAQKGVCAKCYGLNLGEGKMSKPGEAVGVVAAQSIGEPGTQLTLRTFHVGGTASRSQEEREILAEKEGFIRYYNLKTYKNKEGKNIVANRRNAAVLVVEPKIKAPFDGVLKIDSAHDETIVSVSNAKQEAKFVLRKGDVAKPNELAGVSGKIEGKIYLPYGTGHRVKAGGSIVDIIKDGWNIPNRIPYASEIIVDDNAPIAQKIYAKEKGVVKYYVLEADHLQRSKNVKAGDIIKEKGIFAVVADENDREAIRHYLARNSKILISDDSKVDADTMLAEPDSDIKNVIAIWDPYNNPIISDKAGIVKFEDVIPGVTVAEKEDENTGITNLVVNEYIPAGYKPSILIDTGAGETLRYTLEPKTSISVLEGSKVEVADILAKTPKATVKSRDITGGLPRVSELFEARKPKDVAILSEIDGIVSFGKPVRNKERIIVTSDDGRSAEYLVDKNKQILVHTDEFVHAGEAMTEGVTSSHDILRISGEKELHKYIVSEVQQVYRRQGVSIADKHIEIIVSQMLRQVKIVDSGNTKFIEGDLVSKRHFKEENEKIIRLGGEPAIAEPILLGITRAAIGSDSIISAASFQETTKVLTEASIAAKKDFLEDLKENVVLGRMIPVGTGLYKNKRFIVKTDAQD
- the fusA gene encoding elongation factor G is translated as MARKTPLDRIRNIGIAAHIDAGKTTTSERILFYTGVSHKIGEVHDGAATMDWMEQEKERGITITSAATTCFWKDHQINLIDTPGHVDFTIEVERSMRVLDGAVAVFCSVGGVQPQSETVWRQANKYGVPRMVFVNKMDRIGANFYNVESQINQRLKANPIPINIPIGAEDTFKGVIDLIEMKAIVWNNEAMGAQYDVEEIPADLADKAKEYREKLIEAAAEQDETLMEKYLSGEELSVEEIKKGIKIGCHNMSLIPMLCGSSFKNKGVQTLLDAVVDFLPAPTEVVDIKGIDSKTEEEVHIQSTDNGEFAGLAFKIMTDPFVGQLTFVRVYRGMLESGSYVLNSTKGKKERVGRLLKMHSNKREDIKEVYAGEICAFVGLKDTLTGDTLCDEKNPVILERMEFPEPVIHIAVEPKTKADQEKMGVALGKLAEEDPSFRVSTQEETGQTLIGGMGELHLEIIVDRLKREFKVEAEIGQPQVAFRETIKSSVNKECKYAKQSGGRGQYGHVFIKLEPKEPGSGYEFVNQISGGVIPKEYIPAVDKGIREAMQSGVLAGYPVVDFQVTLYDGSYHDVDSSEMAFKIAGSMAFKDACRAANPVLLEPLMKVEVEVPEEYMGDVIGDLNRRRGQINSMDDRMGLKIVNAFVPLAEMFGYSTDLRSATQGRGTYSMEFDHYGEVPANIAKEIVEKRKG
- the rpsL gene encoding 30S ribosomal protein S12, which translates into the protein MPTINQLVRKERKKVIRKTKSPALLECPQRRGVCTRVYTTTPKKPNSALRKVAKVRLTSKVEVISYIPGEGHNLQEHSIVLVRGGRVKDLPGVKYHIVRGALDTAGVAKRTVSRSKYGAKKAKAGSDKK
- the rpsG gene encoding 30S ribosomal protein S7, which gives rise to MRRRKAPAREILGDPIYNNKVVTKFINKMMYDGKKSIAEKIIYAAFGKIEEKSGEKGIEIFEKALDKVRPLVEVRSRRVGGATYQVPVEVRPVRQQSLSIRWILEATRKRNERTMIDRLANELMDAASDKGSAFKKKEDVHKMAEANKAFAHYRW